From Micromonospora rhizosphaerae, the proteins below share one genomic window:
- a CDS encoding phosphatase PAP2 family protein — protein sequence MIADGKPLPVRVWQRAMTGVLACILLLLAVYLLAVWTPAGQRFEDAVLSAAERSAREADAARATGTLNTISGPFLLGALVVVPAIGLLRRRPFLGSLAAGVVVASVLTTEVLQRSVLRPVLLESGQRREDQSFPSGHTSVAMSVLCALALVTPYRFRGAVVFLASLGATSVEVATVTASWHRPSDTIGSDLIVVIYTCVAVAVLARQGRVSEATLRTTGGRATRAFLAGGYAGVAVVAFGVAVVATAVPGQLSGDGWAADGSVLTAGRALALSGSAAVPLALLALLHRIELAAPRRGPARVGESNL from the coding sequence ATGATCGCGGACGGGAAGCCTCTGCCGGTAAGGGTGTGGCAGCGGGCGATGACCGGCGTGCTGGCGTGCATCCTGCTGCTCCTCGCGGTGTACCTGTTGGCCGTGTGGACGCCCGCCGGTCAGCGCTTCGAGGACGCGGTGCTCAGCGCGGCCGAGCGGTCGGCGCGCGAAGCGGACGCGGCGCGGGCCACCGGTACCCTCAACACGATCTCGGGACCGTTCCTCCTCGGCGCGCTGGTGGTGGTCCCGGCGATCGGGCTGCTGCGCCGCCGGCCGTTCCTCGGGTCGCTGGCTGCCGGGGTGGTCGTCGCTTCCGTGCTGACCACCGAGGTGCTCCAGCGGTCGGTACTGCGGCCCGTGCTTCTCGAGTCCGGCCAGCGCCGCGAGGATCAGAGCTTCCCCAGCGGACACACGTCGGTGGCAATGTCCGTGCTGTGCGCGCTCGCGCTGGTCACGCCGTACCGGTTCCGCGGCGCGGTGGTGTTCCTCGCCTCCCTCGGCGCGACCAGCGTCGAGGTCGCCACGGTCACGGCGAGCTGGCACCGGCCCAGCGATACGATCGGCAGCGACCTGATTGTGGTGATCTACACCTGTGTCGCAGTCGCCGTGCTGGCCCGACAGGGTCGGGTGAGCGAGGCGACGTTGCGCACGACCGGTGGACGGGCGACCCGAGCTTTCCTCGCTGGCGGCTACGCCGGCGTGGCGGTGGTGGCCTTCGGGGTGGCGGTGGTCGCCACGGCGGTCCCCGGGCAGTTGTCCGGCGACGGCTGGGCGGCCGACGGGTCGGTGCTCACCGCTGGGCGGGCGCTCGCCCTGTCCGGCAGCGCCGCCGTCCCCCTGGCGCTGCTGGCGCTGCTGCACCGCATCGAGCTCGCAGCGCCGCGACGGGGTCCCGCCCGAGTTGGGGAGTCGAATTTGTGA
- a CDS encoding TIGR03621 family F420-dependent LLM class oxidoreductase encodes MRSASSQGNGPNPFRFSAAMPRLGHSVRAWQAELRRIEDLGFSSVTISEHLTRGWVMEALVTMTAAIDATSALRVLSLVLANDYRHPALLHKALATLDVLSGGRVEVGLGAGWMPSDYEAAGIPLDPPGVRVERLAESVEVIKGLFGPRPLTYHGKHYQITDLDGLPKPVQVPHPPILIGGGSRRVLELAGAMADIAGINASMRGIRTGSALLDLTEERVAAKLSTVRAAARAAGRDPARLRYQMSILSLRVTDVPGARPWTSSLAADVTDPAVLADSPAVLHGSVGHCVETLQRRREQLGLDYIQFGGDLTAAAPIVARLADT; translated from the coding sequence ATGCGGTCAGCAAGTAGTCAGGGGAACGGGCCGAACCCGTTCCGGTTCAGCGCGGCCATGCCCCGGCTGGGCCATTCGGTGCGGGCCTGGCAGGCCGAGCTGCGCCGCATCGAGGACCTCGGCTTCTCGTCCGTCACCATCTCGGAGCACCTGACCCGGGGCTGGGTCATGGAGGCCCTGGTGACCATGACCGCGGCCATCGACGCAACCAGCGCGCTGCGCGTGCTGAGCCTGGTGCTGGCCAACGACTACCGCCACCCGGCCCTGCTGCACAAGGCGCTGGCCACCCTCGACGTACTCTCCGGCGGTCGGGTGGAGGTGGGTCTCGGAGCCGGCTGGATGCCCAGCGACTACGAGGCTGCGGGCATTCCGCTCGACCCGCCAGGCGTGCGGGTCGAGCGGCTGGCCGAGTCGGTCGAGGTCATCAAGGGCCTGTTCGGCCCCCGCCCGCTGACCTATCACGGCAAGCATTATCAAATAACCGACCTCGACGGGCTGCCCAAGCCGGTGCAGGTGCCGCACCCCCCGATCCTTATCGGGGGTGGCAGCCGCCGGGTGCTGGAGCTGGCGGGCGCCATGGCGGACATTGCCGGGATCAACGCCAGCATGCGCGGTATCAGGACGGGCTCTGCGCTGCTCGACCTCACCGAGGAACGGGTGGCCGCGAAGCTGTCCACGGTACGGGCGGCGGCCCGCGCCGCGGGCCGCGATCCGGCACGGCTTCGGTACCAGATGAGCATCCTGTCGCTCCGGGTAACCGACGTGCCGGGCGCACGGCCGTGGACGTCCAGCCTGGCGGCCGACGTGACCGACCCCGCCGTGCTGGCCGACTCACCCGCGGTACTGCACGGCAGCGTCGGACACTGTGTCGAGACCTTGCAGCGCCGCCGGGAGCAGCTCGGCTTGGACTACATTCAGTTCGGCGGCGACCTTACGGCGGCCGCCCCCATCGTCGCCCGCCTCGCCGACACCTGA
- a CDS encoding class I SAM-dependent methyltransferase has protein sequence MATVAAVPAPGLPGRVCDACGEATLVPFADLGDIPVLCGVHWADPEEAGASPVGRMVLASCPSCAYVRNVAFDPAVMVYDTTMDTNLHHSPAFQAFSAELVKHLAERYQLGGRRILDVGCGQGDFLRELCHTAGCTGSGYDAMYAGPVGPDGSGAVFHSGHAPRCEGLPDFDMFTSRHWFEHLDDPYDFLVDLRRRAGTRSVYGYLEVPDACYDLSTAGWEVIYPHVSYFDAHSLVRVAERAGWRVEDTGTFFGGMFRFIEVSANAGDEPRRGTGPLPGKAERDRQLTAVAGFAQRHAAERAAWQGRIADLAGRGARPVLWGAGSRGVQFLTFADPQRRLAAVVDVNPRKWGRYLPVTAHQVESPEGLARLRPEAVIITNPSYRDEIGASLRDLGVTAELLIA, from the coding sequence GTGGCGACAGTTGCCGCCGTGCCGGCCCCCGGTCTGCCCGGCCGCGTCTGCGACGCGTGCGGGGAGGCCACCCTGGTACCGTTCGCGGACCTCGGAGACATCCCGGTGCTCTGCGGCGTGCACTGGGCGGATCCGGAGGAGGCGGGGGCCAGTCCGGTCGGCCGGATGGTGCTCGCCTCCTGCCCGTCCTGCGCGTACGTGCGGAACGTGGCGTTCGACCCGGCCGTCATGGTCTACGACACCACCATGGACACCAACCTGCACCATTCACCGGCCTTCCAGGCGTTCTCCGCCGAGCTCGTCAAGCACCTCGCCGAGCGATACCAGCTGGGTGGCCGAAGGATCCTGGACGTCGGCTGCGGGCAGGGTGACTTCCTCCGCGAGCTCTGCCACACGGCAGGTTGCACCGGGAGCGGCTACGACGCGATGTACGCCGGACCGGTCGGTCCTGACGGTTCGGGCGCGGTTTTCCACAGCGGACATGCGCCGCGCTGTGAGGGCCTGCCGGACTTCGACATGTTCACCTCGCGCCACTGGTTCGAGCACCTTGACGACCCGTACGACTTCCTGGTTGACCTGCGGCGGCGCGCCGGCACCCGATCGGTCTACGGCTACCTGGAGGTACCCGACGCCTGCTACGACCTCTCGACCGCGGGTTGGGAGGTCATCTACCCGCACGTGTCGTACTTCGACGCACACTCGCTGGTCCGCGTCGCCGAGCGGGCGGGTTGGCGGGTGGAGGACACCGGTACCTTCTTCGGCGGCATGTTCAGGTTCATCGAGGTCTCGGCCAACGCTGGCGACGAGCCGCGGCGCGGCACCGGGCCGTTGCCCGGCAAAGCCGAGCGCGACCGTCAGCTGACTGCGGTCGCCGGGTTCGCGCAGCGGCACGCGGCGGAGCGGGCAGCCTGGCAGGGCCGGATCGCAGACCTGGCCGGCCGTGGGGCGCGGCCGGTGCTGTGGGGGGCCGGCTCTCGGGGCGTGCAGTTCCTCACCTTCGCCGACCCCCAGCGCCGGCTGGCCGCCGTGGTCGACGTCAACCCGCGTAAGTGGGGCCGATACCTGCCGGTCACCGCGCACCAGGTGGAGTCGCCGGAGGGACTGGCGCGGCTGCGGCCCGAGGCAGTCATCATCACGAACCCGTCGTACCGCGACGAGATCGGCGCGAGCCTGCGCGACCTTGGGGTGACCGCGGAGCTGCTGATCGCCTGA
- a CDS encoding glucose-1-phosphate cytidylyltransferase, whose amino-acid sequence MKVVLFCGGLGMRMREGMTSVPKPMNMIGDRPLLWHVMRYYAHFGHTDFILCLGYGANAVKDYFVHYDETQSNDFTLVAGGRNIEMHSTDITDWNITFIDTGLRSSIGERLMRVRHLVEHEEMFLANYADTLTDAPLEELVDRFRATPAAVASMLAVPPVSTHHVVDVGEDGVVSGVREVRNLMQYENGGYFAMRPGIFEVLREGEDMVPDAFARLVPERRLLAQQYHGFWRAADTFKDRVELEDMFHRGQCPWMVWDPLRNGGRVLAEPALTALAG is encoded by the coding sequence GTGAAGGTCGTACTTTTCTGCGGCGGACTCGGCATGCGCATGCGCGAGGGGATGACCAGTGTTCCCAAGCCGATGAACATGATTGGTGATCGGCCGCTGCTCTGGCACGTGATGCGCTACTACGCGCACTTCGGCCATACGGACTTCATTCTCTGCCTCGGCTACGGCGCCAACGCAGTGAAGGACTACTTCGTGCACTACGACGAGACGCAGTCCAACGACTTCACGCTGGTCGCCGGCGGCCGCAACATCGAGATGCACAGCACCGACATCACGGACTGGAACATCACCTTCATCGACACCGGCCTGCGTTCCTCCATCGGAGAGCGGCTGATGCGGGTGCGGCACCTCGTCGAGCACGAGGAGATGTTCCTCGCCAACTACGCGGACACGCTCACCGACGCACCGCTGGAGGAGCTCGTCGATCGCTTCCGCGCCACACCCGCGGCGGTCGCCAGCATGCTCGCGGTGCCGCCGGTCTCTACGCACCACGTCGTCGATGTGGGCGAGGACGGGGTCGTCAGCGGGGTGCGCGAGGTCCGCAACCTGATGCAGTACGAGAATGGCGGCTACTTCGCCATGCGCCCCGGCATCTTCGAGGTGCTGCGCGAGGGCGAGGACATGGTGCCGGACGCGTTCGCACGCCTGGTCCCTGAGCGGCGGCTGCTCGCCCAGCAATACCACGGTTTCTGGCGGGCCGCGGACACCTTCAAGGACCGCGTCGAGCTGGAGGACATGTTCCACCGTGGGCAGTGCCCGTGGATGGTGTGGGACCCACTGCGCAACGGCGGCAGAGTACTCGCCGAGCCGGCGCTCACCGCGCTGGCCGGGTAG
- a CDS encoding PIG-L deacetylase family protein: MRELSLAAVRSMILLGAHPDDIEIAAGGLLLSVAAANPGVRVHYILCTGTPERQAEARAAAAAFLPGAHLSFALHTLPDGRLPAHWGEVKDLLHEAADVLTPDLVACPAVNDAHQDHRLLAEQVPTVFRDQLVLHYEIPKWDGDLARRNVYLPLPDETALRKVELLHASYPSQKARDWWDDEVFLGLARLRGMECRSRYAEAFDCTKAVLRLP; this comes from the coding sequence ATGCGCGAACTGTCGCTCGCCGCCGTACGCTCGATGATCCTGCTGGGTGCGCACCCGGACGACATCGAGATCGCCGCCGGTGGCCTGCTGTTGTCGGTGGCGGCCGCCAACCCGGGGGTACGGGTGCACTACATTCTGTGTACCGGCACCCCGGAGCGCCAGGCCGAGGCCCGCGCCGCGGCGGCGGCGTTCCTGCCTGGGGCACATCTGTCATTCGCGCTGCACACGCTCCCCGATGGTCGCCTGCCGGCGCACTGGGGCGAAGTCAAGGATCTCCTGCACGAGGCGGCCGACGTGCTGACCCCCGATCTGGTCGCCTGTCCTGCGGTGAACGACGCGCACCAGGACCACCGGTTGCTCGCCGAACAGGTGCCGACGGTCTTCCGCGACCAGCTCGTGCTGCACTACGAAATCCCCAAGTGGGACGGAGATCTCGCCCGGCGCAATGTGTACCTGCCGCTGCCCGACGAGACCGCGCTGCGCAAGGTCGAGCTGCTGCACGCTTCGTACCCGTCGCAGAAGGCCCGCGACTGGTGGGACGATGAGGTCTTCCTGGGCCTGGCGCGGCTGCGCGGCATGGAGTGCCGCTCGCGGTACGCCGAGGCGTTCGACTGCACGAAGGCGGTCCTGCGGCTACCGTAG
- a CDS encoding DUF6492 family protein has translation MTELAVITPTYREDAEIFADLHRSVLEFTPPDTVHHVVVPSRDKGMFDGYAGARCRIWTVSELLPARYLHVRAGRLEAFVNARRPWLPARGWIIQQAVKIAAAAQLDAQTVLLADSDVVLVRPVRAQRFAIDGQPLLFREEKGVTADMDRHLIWHQVARKLFGLLPAPPPPLPDYISPFNFWDPAVVRALQERIHHTTGRHWLDAFTTQLHISEFILYGVFVDEVLHATGPRPPADSTVCHNTWDRQPLDHEAAIAFAERLGPDAVAMMISAKSRTPANIRRIAIERCAEIV, from the coding sequence ATGACTGAGCTGGCTGTCATCACCCCGACATATCGGGAGGACGCGGAGATCTTCGCCGACCTGCATCGATCGGTGCTCGAGTTCACCCCTCCCGATACCGTGCACCACGTCGTCGTCCCGTCCCGCGATAAGGGAATGTTCGACGGTTACGCGGGGGCGCGCTGCCGGATCTGGACGGTCTCCGAGCTGCTGCCCGCGCGGTACCTGCACGTGCGGGCAGGGCGGTTGGAGGCGTTCGTCAATGCTCGCCGGCCCTGGCTGCCTGCGCGCGGATGGATCATCCAGCAGGCCGTGAAGATTGCCGCGGCAGCCCAGCTCGATGCCCAGACAGTGCTGCTCGCCGATTCCGACGTGGTGCTGGTCCGTCCCGTACGGGCGCAACGGTTCGCCATCGACGGTCAGCCCCTGCTGTTCAGGGAGGAGAAGGGCGTGACCGCCGATATGGACCGGCACCTGATCTGGCATCAGGTCGCACGCAAACTGTTCGGGCTCCTGCCCGCGCCGCCGCCTCCGCTGCCCGACTACATCTCGCCCTTCAACTTCTGGGACCCCGCAGTGGTACGTGCCCTGCAGGAACGGATTCACCACACCACCGGACGACACTGGCTGGACGCGTTCACCACGCAGCTGCACATCTCGGAGTTCATTCTGTACGGCGTCTTCGTTGACGAGGTGCTGCACGCTACGGGCCCGCGCCCGCCGGCCGACTCCACGGTCTGCCACAACACCTGGGACCGGCAGCCGCTGGACCACGAGGCGGCCATCGCGTTCGCCGAGCGGCTCGGGCCCGACGCGGTTGCCATGATGATCTCCGCCAAGTCACGTACACCAGCAAACATCCGGCGGATCGCGATCGAGCGCTGCGCCGAGATCGTCTAG
- a CDS encoding class I SAM-dependent methyltransferase, translating to MTAAICRLCDAELTETFVDLGMSPLCESYLAAEQLDLPETFYPLHVRICSSCLLVQLPAYVPGEDIFSDYAYFSSYSDSWVAHARRYADEMTQRLRLGPDSLVAEVASNDGYLLQHFVAMGIAVVGVEPAANVAQVARDKGVRTEVCFLGAGTGAEVAGRYGRADLVAANNVYAHVPDIRDFTAGLAALVKPTGVLTLEFPHLLRLIERNQYDTIYHEHYQYLSLLTASRALASGGLTVVDVDQLDTHGGSLRVHARHASAAGEPSANVKTALAAEEEAGLHTVEGHAGFAEAVFRIKRDLVSFLLAARGEGKTVVGYGAPGKGNTLLNHCGIRSDLLAYTVDRSPYKQGRFLPGTHIPIHHPDRIAADRPDYILVLPWNLRTEISAQLNYIREWGGRLVFPIPSIELV from the coding sequence ATGACCGCGGCGATCTGCCGACTCTGCGACGCGGAACTCACCGAGACGTTTGTGGACCTCGGTATGTCGCCGCTGTGCGAAAGCTATCTGGCCGCCGAGCAGCTGGATCTGCCGGAGACGTTCTACCCACTACACGTGCGGATCTGCTCGTCGTGCCTTCTGGTGCAGCTGCCCGCGTACGTGCCTGGCGAGGACATCTTTTCCGACTACGCGTACTTCTCCTCGTACTCCGACTCCTGGGTGGCCCACGCCAGGCGGTATGCCGACGAGATGACCCAGCGTTTGCGCCTCGGCCCGGACTCTCTGGTGGCCGAGGTGGCCAGCAACGACGGCTACCTGCTGCAGCACTTCGTCGCCATGGGGATCGCGGTGGTCGGGGTCGAGCCGGCGGCCAACGTGGCCCAAGTGGCGCGGGACAAGGGCGTGCGCACCGAGGTGTGCTTCCTCGGTGCGGGGACGGGCGCCGAGGTGGCCGGACGCTACGGCCGCGCCGACCTGGTCGCGGCGAACAACGTGTACGCCCACGTGCCGGACATCCGCGACTTCACCGCGGGACTGGCGGCGCTCGTCAAGCCGACCGGCGTGCTGACCTTGGAGTTCCCGCACCTGCTGCGGCTGATCGAGCGTAACCAGTACGACACCATTTACCACGAGCACTACCAGTACCTGTCGCTGCTGACCGCGTCCCGGGCGCTGGCCAGCGGTGGGCTGACCGTGGTTGACGTGGACCAACTCGACACGCACGGCGGTTCCTTGCGGGTGCACGCGCGGCACGCCTCGGCCGCAGGCGAACCGTCGGCAAACGTCAAGACGGCGCTGGCCGCCGAAGAGGAGGCCGGTCTCCATACCGTGGAGGGGCACGCGGGGTTCGCCGAGGCGGTTTTCCGGATCAAGCGGGACCTGGTGTCGTTCCTGCTCGCCGCGCGGGGCGAGGGGAAGACGGTGGTCGGCTACGGCGCGCCGGGGAAGGGCAACACGTTGCTCAACCACTGCGGCATCCGGTCAGACCTGCTTGCGTACACCGTGGACAGGAGTCCGTACAAGCAGGGCCGTTTCCTGCCGGGCACGCACATCCCGATTCACCACCCGGACCGGATCGCCGCCGACCGGCCGGACTACATACTGGTCCTGCCCTGGAACCTGCGCACCGAGATCTCCGCGCAGCTCAATTACATCCGCGAATGGGGCGGCCGCCTGGTCTTCCCGATCCCATCGATTGAACTGGTGTGA
- a CDS encoding oligosaccharide flippase family protein, producing the protein MTDIAVEQTESIGRKAGRGLGWGLLGNAATKVGSFATALVLARLLVPNDFGVYAVALAATQLVLHINDVGLIPATIHWRGRLEEMAATATTIAGGFSLLVYLGFWFAAPSFAHLSGVPEATPVIRLFTATILVDGFTAVRSAYLLRTFQQNKYVQANLAGIVANAAVAITMSLAGAGPMSLAGGQLASSLATGVLVFFWARLPLRVGIDVRVARKLLAYGIPLTVSLGVESVLEQADKVIIGRAMGATVLGFYLLAFSISSWAPGLIGSAVRYVSLPGFARLSEENDAALSRGVQRTVPLLVIGLIPIAVLIAVLAEPTISFLYGTKWLAAAQPLRFLMILMVVRMLYGIGMDILMSTGATRSTLLVNLGWATAVIPALWLGTRFDGGRGAAIAQAVVGLLVALPLIVVALRRSGVDLAPIAPLLVRPLLGGALAATVALLLHLVVGSNPFVQLTTAGTAGLLVYLATAVPRSDLRGWVLAIRRKEAHAVSK; encoded by the coding sequence GTGACCGATATCGCCGTGGAACAGACCGAGTCGATTGGGCGCAAGGCCGGCCGCGGGCTTGGCTGGGGACTGCTCGGCAACGCGGCGACCAAGGTCGGCTCGTTCGCCACCGCGCTGGTGCTCGCTCGCCTCCTTGTGCCCAACGACTTCGGCGTCTACGCCGTGGCGCTGGCCGCTACGCAGCTTGTCCTCCACATCAACGACGTCGGGCTCATTCCGGCCACGATCCATTGGCGCGGCCGGTTGGAGGAGATGGCTGCCACCGCGACCACCATCGCCGGCGGCTTCAGCCTCCTGGTGTACCTCGGATTCTGGTTTGCCGCGCCGTCGTTCGCGCACCTGTCGGGGGTACCGGAGGCGACCCCGGTCATCCGGCTGTTCACCGCAACCATCCTGGTCGACGGGTTCACCGCGGTGCGCAGCGCCTATTTGTTGCGCACCTTCCAGCAGAACAAGTACGTCCAGGCGAATCTGGCCGGCATCGTGGCGAACGCGGCGGTGGCGATCACGATGTCCCTGGCCGGCGCCGGGCCGATGAGCCTCGCCGGTGGGCAACTCGCCAGCTCGCTGGCCACTGGGGTGCTGGTGTTCTTCTGGGCCCGGCTGCCGCTGCGGGTCGGGATCGACGTGCGGGTCGCCCGCAAGCTCCTGGCCTACGGCATCCCGCTCACCGTGAGCCTCGGAGTTGAGTCGGTACTGGAGCAGGCCGACAAGGTGATCATCGGGCGGGCGATGGGTGCCACCGTCCTCGGCTTCTACCTGCTCGCCTTCAGCATCTCCAGCTGGGCGCCCGGCCTGATCGGCAGCGCTGTCCGGTACGTGTCGCTGCCCGGATTTGCCCGGCTGTCCGAGGAGAACGATGCTGCCCTGTCCAGGGGCGTGCAGCGCACAGTTCCGCTGCTGGTGATCGGGCTGATTCCGATCGCGGTGCTGATCGCGGTGCTCGCCGAGCCGACCATCTCGTTCCTCTACGGCACGAAGTGGCTGGCCGCCGCGCAGCCGCTGCGCTTCCTGATGATCCTCATGGTGGTGCGGATGCTCTACGGAATCGGCATGGACATCTTGATGAGCACCGGCGCGACCCGCTCGACGCTGTTGGTCAACCTCGGCTGGGCCACCGCCGTCATCCCCGCGCTGTGGCTGGGCACCAGGTTCGACGGCGGGCGCGGCGCGGCGATAGCGCAGGCCGTCGTCGGGCTGTTGGTCGCCCTGCCGTTGATCGTGGTGGCGCTGCGACGCAGCGGGGTGGACCTGGCTCCGATCGCGCCGCTGCTGGTGCGCCCCCTGCTTGGCGGTGCCCTGGCCGCGACGGTGGCGCTGCTGCTGCATCTGGTGGTCGGATCGAACCCGTTCGTCCAGCTCACCACCGCGGGTACCGCAGGCCTGCTGGTCTACCTGGCGACCGCGGTGCCCCGCTCGGACCTGCGCGGCTGGGTGCTGGCGATCCGGCGGAAGGAGGCGCATGCGGTCAGCAAGTAG
- a CDS encoding acyltransferase family protein, protein MKQTYEATEHGATGSAPGPRARRSVRLVGLDGIRGLAALFVVLHHCYLSAFPGYPVNTGPTWAAWLLYGHLAVVVFIVLSGFSLAVTPARSGWRLGGKVRFVHRRAWRILPPYWAALTFSLLVAWLIVPQPGEGVPTAKSVVVYGLLLQDLFGSPTPNGAFWSIAIEAQLYVVFPLLLLLLRRAGAVVTLGLVGAVVTAIGVVAPRLPIVDMLMRLTPAFAVLFAMGMVAAGVTAAGERVRRLPWAWLAALAAAPVFAVLWWRGSVWWDRNHFWADFALGPAVALLLAALATGRPAALVRLLDTRPVRSLGTFSYSLYLIHAPIVVAIKHVFVAPYVTAGMPVFVVTLMLAVPTAVLTARLFAAVFEIPFQQYRSWAPLRAAARARCARWRRVPQVAERGRKEYRDAEVVANEVAERG, encoded by the coding sequence ATGAAGCAGACCTACGAGGCGACCGAGCACGGTGCGACCGGGTCGGCCCCGGGGCCGCGCGCTCGACGCAGCGTCAGGCTCGTCGGCCTCGACGGGATCCGGGGGCTGGCCGCGCTCTTCGTGGTGCTGCACCACTGCTATCTGAGCGCGTTCCCCGGGTACCCGGTCAACACCGGACCGACGTGGGCCGCCTGGCTGCTGTACGGCCACCTCGCGGTGGTCGTGTTCATCGTGCTGTCCGGCTTCTCGCTCGCGGTCACGCCGGCTCGCTCTGGCTGGCGGCTGGGCGGCAAGGTCCGGTTCGTGCACCGGCGCGCCTGGCGAATCCTCCCGCCGTACTGGGCGGCACTGACGTTCAGTCTGCTGGTCGCCTGGCTGATCGTCCCGCAGCCGGGGGAGGGGGTGCCGACCGCCAAATCGGTGGTGGTGTACGGCCTGCTGTTGCAGGACTTGTTCGGCTCGCCCACCCCCAACGGCGCATTCTGGTCGATCGCCATCGAGGCTCAGCTGTACGTCGTTTTCCCGCTGCTGCTGCTGCTCTTGCGCCGGGCTGGCGCGGTGGTGACGCTTGGCCTGGTCGGCGCGGTGGTGACCGCGATCGGGGTGGTCGCCCCCAGATTGCCCATTGTCGACATGCTGATGCGGCTCACTCCGGCTTTCGCCGTCCTGTTCGCGATGGGGATGGTGGCGGCCGGGGTGACCGCGGCGGGGGAGCGGGTCAGGCGACTGCCTTGGGCATGGCTCGCCGCGCTCGCCGCCGCCCCGGTGTTCGCGGTCCTGTGGTGGCGGGGGTCGGTCTGGTGGGACCGCAACCACTTCTGGGCCGACTTCGCTCTCGGTCCGGCCGTCGCCCTCCTGCTCGCCGCGCTCGCCACCGGGCGCCCGGCCGCGTTGGTGCGGCTGCTCGACACCCGGCCGGTACGGAGCCTGGGCACTTTCTCCTACAGCCTGTACCTGATCCACGCGCCGATCGTGGTCGCGATCAAGCATGTGTTCGTGGCGCCGTACGTGACGGCCGGGATGCCGGTGTTCGTCGTGACGCTGATGCTGGCCGTACCCACCGCTGTGCTCACCGCGCGGCTGTTCGCCGCGGTGTTCGAGATCCCGTTCCAGCAGTACCGCAGCTGGGCGCCGCTGCGCGCGGCGGCCCGGGCGAGGTGCGCCCGGTGGCGCCGGGTGCCGCAGGTCGCCGAGCGCGGCCGGAAGGAGTACAGGGATGCCGAGGTGGTCGCGAACGAAGTAGCGGAGCGCGGTTAG